The following proteins are encoded in a genomic region of Glycine max cultivar Williams 82 chromosome 18, Glycine_max_v4.0, whole genome shotgun sequence:
- the LOC121173984 gene encoding adenylate isopentenyltransferase 5, chloroplastic yields MASFTCSAPSLVGKKKVLFIMGATGTGKTKLSINLGTQFPSEVINSDKIQVYKGLDIITNKVPESERNGIPHHLLGIIDDPDYDFTIDDFCKHVLIALDLIIENGHLPIIVGGSNTYLATLLEDPNIAFRSKYDCCFIWVDVSLPVLFQYLDKRVDEMLDEGVVDEIREAFVPGADYSRGVRRAIGVPELGEYFLVEKEISDEAEKEKMLQRAIARTKKNTCKLAEMQLLKIHRMNYELGWGMTKIDSTQVFEAILKGVDYKHLYQEIVFKPSMEIVKRFLQETTQMWGKSPCQNGEQATICA; encoded by the coding sequence ATGGCGTCTTTCACTTGCTCtgcaccttcacttgttggGAAGAAAAAGGTTCTTTTCATAATGGGTGCAACGGGCACGGGCAAAACCAAGTTATCCATCAACTTGGGCACTCAATTCCCTTCTGAAGTCATTAACTCTGACAAAATTCAAGTCTATAAGGGCTTGGACATCATCACAAACAAGGTACCAGAGTCTGAACGTAATGGCATTCCCCATCATTTGCTAGGCATCATCGATGATCCTGATTATGACTTCACAATTGATGACTTTTGCAAGCATGTCCTCATTGCTCTCGACCTCATCATTGAAAATGGACACCTACCTATTATCGTGGGAGGCTCAAACACTTACCTTGCAACATTGCTTGAGGATCCCAACATCGCATTTCGTTCCAAATACGATTGTTGCTTCATTTGGGTCGATGTGTCTTTACCTGTGTTGTTTCAGTATTTAGATAAAAGGGTGGACGAAATGCTTGATGAAGGAGTTGTTGATGAGATTCGAGAAGCTTTTGTACCTGGAGCAGACTACTCTCGTGGGGTTAGAAGAGCCATCGGAGTTCCTGAGCTGGGAGAGTATTTCCTTGTTGAGAAGGAAATTAGTGATGAGGCTGAAAAGGAGAAGATGTTACAACGTGCTATTGCTAGAACCAAAAAGAACACTTGTAAGTTGGCTGAGATGCAACTCTTAAAGATCCATAGGATGAATTATGAGCTTGGATGGGGAATGACCAAAATTGATTCAACACAAGTGTTTGAGGCTATTTTAAAAGGAGTTGATTATAAGCACCTGTACCAAGAAATTGTGTTCAAACCAAGCATGGAGATAGTGAAAAGATTCCTACAGGAGACAACTCAGATGTGGGGAAAGTCTCCATGTCAGAATGGCGAACAAGCGACGATTTGTGcttaa
- the LOC100817288 gene encoding adenylate isopentenyltransferase 5, chloroplastic produces MVWMWKYKNFYSFLSSYMHLFKQTILVFFLINFLQIYIILNTLMAPLSLAEKKKVLFIMGATGTGKTKLSINLGTQFPSEVINSDKIQVYKGLDIITNKVPESERNGIPHHLLGIIDDPDYDFTVDDFCKHVLIALDLIIENGHLPIIVGGSNTYLATLLEDPNIAFRSKYDCCFIWVDVSLPVLFQYLDKRVDEMLDKGVVDEIRETFVPGADYSRGVRRAIGVPELGEYFLVEKKIDDETKKEKMLQGAIARTKENTCKLAEAQLLKIHKMNYEFGWGMTKIDSTQVFEAVLKGMDYKHLYHEIVFKPSVDIVKRFLHETTSGKGKALRQNGEQVTVVLQKSLKLAKD; encoded by the coding sequence ATGGTATGGATGTGGAAATATAAGaacttttactcttttttaagtTCATATATGCATTTGTTCAAACAAACTATTTTGGTGTTTTTTCTTATCAACTTTCtccaaatatatattatattaaatactctCATGGCGCCTTTGTCACTCGCCGAAAAAAAGAAGGTTCTTTTCATAATGGGTGCAACGGGCACAGGCAAAACAAAGTTATCCATCAACTTGGGCACTCAATTCCCTTCTGAAGTCATTAACTCTGACAAAATCCAAGTCTATAAGGGCTTGGACATCATCACAAACAAGGTACCAGAGTCTGAACGTAATGGCATTCCTCATCATCTGCTAGGCATCATCGATGATCCTGATTATGACTTCACAGTTGATGACTTTTGCAAGCATGTCCTCATTGCTCTTGATCTTATTATTGAAAATGGACACCTACCCATTATCGTGGGAGGCTCAAACACTTACCTTGCAACATTGCTTGAGGATCCCAACATCGCATTTCGTTCCAAATATGATTGTTGCTTCATTTGGGTTGATGTGTCTTTACCTGTGTTGTTTCAGTATTTAGATAAAAGGGTGGACGAAATGCTTGATAAAGGAGTTGTTGATGAGATTCGAGAAACTTTTGTGCCTGGAGCAGACTACTCTCGTGGGGTTAGAAGAGCCATCGGGGTTCCTGAGCTGGGGGAGTATTTCTTGGTTGAGAAGAAAATAGATGATGAGAccaaaaaggagaagatgttGCAAGGTGCTATTGCGAGAACTAAAGAGAACACTTGTAAATTGGCTGAGGCGCAACTCTTGAAGATACATAAGATGAACTATGAGTTTGGATGGGGAATGACCAAAATTGATTCCACACAAGTGTTTGAGGCAGTTTTAAAAGGAATGGATTATAAGCACTTATACCATGAGATTGTGTTCAAACCAAGCGTGGATATAGTGAAAAGATTTCTACATGAGACAACTTCAGGAAAGGGAAAGGCACTGCGTCAAAATGGTGAACAAGTGACGGTTGTGCTTCAAAAATCGTTGAAATTGGCTAAGGATTAG
- the LOC100817821 gene encoding ubiquitin receptor RAD23d — MKINVKTLKGTHFVLQVNPQDTVAVVKKNIETAQGADVYPAAQQMLIHQGKVLNDATTLEENKVVENNFVVIMLSKNKVSSGASSAPSNLGTQPQSSLPPTSSTSQPPASAVGQGESNSEQSPVITPPTIAVPSIYDHAASNLMAGSNLETTIQQILEMGGGNWDRDTVTGALHAAFNNPERAIEYLYSGIPERADVPAAVRSLITGQAENSSIQSTQPAVPTGGPNTNPLNLFPQGLPNMSAIDNRGDLDSLRNREEFQALRETMRENPQILQPMIQELGQQNPQLMQIIQDHQEDILDLMNEPEGDENLQSQLDSMISGTVTITPEENEAIQRLEAMGFHRDIVVEAFFACNKNEDLAANYLLDHPDEFMPTD, encoded by the exons atGAAGATTAACGTCAAGACTCTCAAGGGGACTCACTTTGTCCTTCAAGTGAACCCTCAAGACACG GTTGCTGTTGTGAAGAAGAATATAGAGACAGCGCAAGGTGCTGATGTTTACCCTGCTGCGCAACAAATGCTTATTCATCAGGGGAAGGTGCTTAACGATGCCACAACCCTTGAGGAAAATAAAGTTGTTGAGAATAATTTTGTGGTGATCATGTTAAGCAAG AATAAGGTATCAAGTGGAGCCTCATCTGCGCCCTCAAACCTG GGAACCCAACCTCAAAGTTCTTTGCCTCCTACTTCATCAACATCTCAACCTCCTGCATCGGCTGTAGGACA GGGAGAATCCAATTCTGAGCAGAGTCCAGTTATAACTCCTCCCACTAT TGCTGTGCCCAGTATCTATGATCATGCAGCATCAAATCTTATGGCAGGAAGTAATTTAGAAACAACTATTCAACAAATTCTAGAAATGGGGGGAGGAAATTGGGACCGGGATACTGTTACCGGTGCTCTTCATGCTGCATTTAACAATCCTGAAAGAGCTATTGAATATCTCTATTCT GGAATTCCTGAACGAGCTGATGTACCAGCAGCTGTCAGATCCCTGATTACTGGGCAAGCAGAAAACTCATCAATCCAGTCTACCCAACCAGCTGTACCTACTGGTGGACCGAACACCAACCCACTCAACCTGTTTCCCCag GGCCTTCCCAATATGAGTGCAATTGATAATAGAGGAGACTTGGATTCCTTGCGAAACAGAGAAGAG TTCCAAGCATTAAGAGAGACGATGCGAGAAAACCCCCAAATTTTGCAG CCTATGATTCAGGAACTGGGACAACAAAATCCTCAGCTAATGCAGATCATCCAAGATCATCAAGAGGACATACTTGACCTTATGAATGAACCTGAAGGGGACGA GAATTTACAGAGTCAGTTGGATTCCATGATTTCTGGGACTGTCACTATCACCCCTGAAGAGAATGAGGCCATTCAACGG CTTGAAGCTATGGGATTTCATCGAGATATTGTGGTGGAGGCGTTCTTTGCATGCAATAAAAACGAGGATCTAGCAGCCAACTATCTATTGGATCACCCGGATGAATTTATGCCTACGGACtag
- the LOC100818353 gene encoding uncharacterized protein, producing the protein MGLLGKSFTSKFKSITLLAVSRIVILKNQHKARASYARSDVAQLLNLGYHDRALLRVEQWIIEQNMLEVFAMIESYCNFLRERAEALERNKECLVELKEATSSLVFASSRCGEFPELHKIREMFTTKFGKEFADHAVELHKNNRVNSKMIQKLSPRRPNMEIKMKALKQIASEIGVNLRLEQDPILINEDKLSVDRKQDEPETRKSRVDGPSHKENIQNNPANTIQDENLSDKNEERKRYMDTDASVAEKAIESKPSGIEVSKQSDHRVALGKMHAHPIASSSSKQEGEVAPKNNHAIELKGLERREIKKQFAWEESHLSQNPRDDVITSRIAEFISKEHVEEENREGRMVGELGSAKSFQMDNNDHNSLSESDAATENEHFSEERVHPSSHATRWNSQRSQSDSTLNPMARRHVMETRDPTHFQKQIHTRVDWKVMSARTR; encoded by the exons ATGGGCCTACTTGGAAAAAGCTtcacttcaaaattcaaaagcatCACCTTGCTTGCTGTTTCTAGGATTGTCATCTTGAAGAACCAGCACAAAGCTCGAGCCTCTTATGCTCGCTCTGATGTTGCTCAACTCTTGAACCTTGGTTACCATGACCGTGCTTTACTTCGT GTGGAGCAATGGATAATAGAACAAAACATGTTGGAAGTGTTTGCTATGATAGAAAGTTATTGTAATTTCCTGAGAGAAAGAGCTGAGGCTCTTGAAAGAAACAA GGAGTGCCTTGTTGAGCTCAAGGAAGCAACCTCTAgccttgtctttgcatcttcaAGGTGTGGAGAATTTCCAGAGCTGCACAAGATAAGAGAGATGTTCACAACAAAGTTTGGGAAAGAATTTGCAGACCATGCTGTTGAGTTGCACAAAAATAATAGAGTGAACTCCAAG ATGATACAAAAGCTTTCACCCAGACGCCCAAACATGGAAATCAAAATGAAAGCGCTGAAGCAAATTGCTTCAGAAATTGGAGTTAATTTGCGTTTGGAGCAGGACCCTATATTGATCAATGAG GACAAATTGAGTGTTGACCGAAAGCAAGATGAACCTGAAACCAGAAAAAGTAGGGTTGATGGTCCTAGCCATAaagaaaatatccaaaataatCCGGCAAATACAATCCAGGATGAAAATTTATCTGATaagaatgaagaaaggaagagatACATGGATACAGATGCTAGTGTTGCAGAAAAAGCCATAGAATCAAAACCTTCAGGGATTGAAGTCAGTAAACAATCAGATCATAGAGTTGCTCTTGGCAAGATGCATGCGCATCCTATAGCAAGCTCTAGTTCTAAACAAGAGGGTGAAGTAGCACCAAAAAACAACCATGCTATTGaactcaaaggattggaaaggagggaaattaaaaaacaatttgcaTGGGAAGAATCTCATTTGAGTCAGAATCCAAGAGATGATGTGATAACATCAAGGATTGCGGAGTTCATTTCCAAGGAACACGTGGAGGAAGAAAATAGAGAGGGCCGCATGGTTGGTGAGTTAGGCTCAGCCAAGAGCTTCCAAATGGATAACAATGATCACAATAGTCTGTCTGAGTCTGATGCAGCTACAGAAAATGAACACTTCAGTGAAGAAAGAGTCCACCCTTCTTCCCATGCTACAAGATGGAATTCACAGAGGTCTCAATCTGATTCCACTCTAAATCCTATGGCAAGAAGGCATGTGAtggaaactagggatccaacACATTTTCAGAAGCAGATACATACACGTGTGGACTGGAAGGTGATGTCAGCGAGGACTAGATAA
- the LOC100500217 gene encoding uncharacterized protein, which produces MAGLLGYRSLPPKAKNLVVAGGLTAFVFGAYFYTMRAVGGTDELQVAIDKFEADKSKNEGDANMPSKV; this is translated from the coding sequence ATGGCTGGACTTTTAGGATATAGGAGCCTTCCACCTAAGGCAAAGAATCTGGTAGTTGCTGGGGGTTTGACAGCTTTTGTCTTTGGTGCATACTTCTACACCATGAGGGCTGTTGGAGGCACTGATGAACTGCAGGTAGCAATTGATAAGTTTGAAGCTGACAAGAGCAAGAATGAGGGTGATGCCAACATGCCATCAAAGGTCTAA
- the LOC100810007 gene encoding beta-mannosyltransferase 1, which yields MFRSSFRRAFSARASKHCENHEFLSRNSFLGSWEAPRDPKEAEAKLARLRREYAKQVKEVRKEYIREMEAMKIEKERKDEAHREALRVANEERKKLKAQAAQLRAQERDIERQQFRETLLKERAEKLENWRMKVKMLEGKKAEKKEFLRRQSSAWIEEGNLEKKVVEAMAEIMHL from the exons ATGTTCCGTTCATCGTTCCGCCGCGCGTTTTCGGCGAGGGCGTCGAAGCACTGCGAGAACCACGAGTTCCTCTCTCGGAACTCGTTCCTGGGGAGCTGGGAGGCGCCACGGGACCCGAAGGAGGCGGAGGCGAAGCTGGCGCGGCTGCGAAGGGAATACGCGAAGCAAGTGAAGGAGGTTCGGAAGGAATACATAAGAGAGATGGAAGCGATGAAGATTGAGAAGGAGCGCAAAGACGAGGCTCACAGGGAAGCCCTCAGAGTCGCCAACGAAGAGCGCAAGAAGCTCAAGGCTCAAGCCGCGCAGCTTAGAGCACAGGAACGCGACATCGAACGACAACAGTTTCGAGAAACCCTA TTAAAAGAAAGAGCAGAGAAACTTGAAAACTGGAGGATGAAAGTCAAAATGCTTGAAGGGAAGAAGGCTGAGAAGAAAGAGTTTCTGCGCCGACAAAGTTCGGCGTGGATTGAAGAAGGCAATCTTGAGAAAAAAGTTGTGGAAGCTATGGCTGAAATAATGCATCTTTGA